The genomic stretch CACTagtcccagtgtggggcttggacccacaaccccaagatcaagagccacaggcTCTACCGACTGATCCAGCGAGGTGCCCCAAGTCTTTTTAGACTTCGTTTTTGCCATCAATAATATGAGGATTTGGCAATCTATGTCAAAGTACTTTGTACATTAAAAAAGCTGGATAGGTGTATGTGGACTTGTTCAATATTTACGTAAGGGGATATATACTTTAGGGTCATTGCCAAGAGAGAAGAGCTGCAGCAACTATCctgtcttagaaaaaaattaaatttttccaaAAGATGGCAAAAAGATTATGTTCTGACCACTTGGGGGCACTACAGCCCCAGGCTaatgaggagggaagaaaagggggAAGCCAAGAGGGCTGGTTATTGACTAGAACCACCTATACCCCTAAACCTGGCCACCAGACCTGTAGTACTGCAGGAAGGCAGTGGAGTGGAGAGGCATTTGCATGCTGGTGCCAGTGCTGTAGCTCACTCTCCCGTGAGCACACCCCTTGTCCTCTCTGGCATGCTGGCCTTCCCACAGTGGCAGGGCCCTTCCAGTTGACCTTCTGTCCAGCTTTACCACTGGGCCCACCCAGCATCTTTGGATGCCACCCAAAAGATGCCTATGAGCCTACCAGGAATGTTCATCCTACCAGAGGCACACTACTGCCCCTGCTCTCCTGGTCTTGTTCCCTTTGCAATGACTCCCCAAGCTTGGCTAGGCTTGTGGATCTCCATCAAAGCAAGGGGGGAGGCCAGCAGAACTGGGGCTCTGCCACACATACTGAAAAAGGGGTGTTGGACTTGGGCTCTTCCAGACCACAGCCTTTCTGTACCTGGTTTTTGCCTTGGGGCCTGTCTTTGATCTGGATTACATACCAGGACAAAGGGGGGGTACAGAGCATAGATGCTTCAGTTCACAGGCCTGTGTGTGGAGTTAGACAAGGGAAAGCAGACAAGCAGGATTCAGGTGGCTCTACCACTTGTGAGCTTTGACTTGCTCACTTTGCTTTCCCAAGTCTCTGTTTCCCCATGGATCAAATGGGAGGAATAATCTATTTCACAGGGTTAAGCCAGACGATGGATGGGAGAGTGCTTCATGAACTGTGAGGTACTAGATGTTAGTTTTTACTTACTGGTATACAAAGAACAAAAGTAACAAGGTCATTCCTAGGGctcctcctttttcctcctttctggtTCTACCCAGATCACCTAAAGGCAGCAGGGTTCAGGGAAGCCTATTAGGATACTAGCATTCTCCTCACATTGGCAAGTTCCCTTTCCTTCTAAaaccagtttcctcatttgtttgaTGGGTGTAAGAACTCTgaccccatctctctctctcagaaccAGGAAATGAAAGGCTGGAAGCGCTCTGAAATCTATGGGGCGCCTGACAAATACAAAGGATTCCTATTATTATCATTAGTATTATTTTGGCATTTTCCAAACACATATGACATAATCTAGAACAACCTTCACCCACCCATACAAAACCAGAGAGTAGGAGGAGGTATTTGCAAAAAATGGATTAACActggaaaattgttttaaaatgaaatcccaTCAGCACCCTAGAACAGACCTCTTAGAATAGCTAGTTTTCTCCTTCTGATCCTGCAGTTCCCTGGAAGGCCAAGAAGGTGGGTCCCCCAACTCCTGGCTCTCCGTTGGATGCTGATGGGTTTTGCCCTCCTGGGAAGGGCCAGATAGCCTCTGAGGTCCTTCTGGCTCAAGTTTCctgattttttcctcctttaaggGAGACATGggaggtaggggtaggggtatGTCCAAGTATGtgtgaatttaaaatgaaaagggtTATTTAAAAGTCCCAAACGTTATCAATGATCCCATTTTGTACAGTAAAATGTtcctgcacccccccaccccccacccccagaggggCTGCTGGCCCAGCCAGAAGCTGGGTGTAGGGGACAGTGCTGGGACAGTGGGCTCCTGGCTGAGACTAGCCACACTTCCTGACTCAGGGGTCCCTCTTCCCCCATGACAGCCCATGTCTCCTGAGCCTCATCCTTGTCCTCTTCTCTTCTCAGGATGAGGGGCTACTGTCCTAAAagcatagattttcttttttcagccaGTCCACTTGCTCCTCCTAGGGCTGCAGTCCAGTATAGAATGAAAGTTCCAGATGTCTTCACAGAATTTCCAAATGCTATTTCCTCATTTGCAATTTCTGTTCCTGCCATCTGCCCCCATGTGACCTCTGCCCAGTCAACCCCCACTTTGGAATCCATGGAGGAAAAGAGCagaaaccaaagcccagagaCTGTTCCAGAATTCACCAGGTGTGGGTGCTGATGACTTCATTTTTACAAAACCAAGCTACTCCATCCCTAGGTAGATTTTTGTGGATAACATGCCCCTAAGTAGGAAGGCTGCATTTAATGCTAATTTACTGCTAGATTTAGGGAAGTCCTTTtgtcttctctgggcctcagcttcctcatcaaTCAAACAGGGGAATGGATGAGATGATTGCTAAGGTCCCTTCAGTTCCATGAGTCTATGAAATGTTTATTGCTATTGCTTTTCCTTCACTATCCTGACCTTCAGAGTTGCCAGCACCCACCTGGAATGTGGTTCCTTCACTTTGGCCGTGAATGGCACAAGGTAACCAAGAGCCCCAGGGACAGACTGGTGAGCCCTGGTacctggaagggcagagggaagggagagaaatgcTATAGGGTCCCACTCTAATTAGGAGGAAGCATCTTATCAGAGTGGGTCCATGTGGGCTCAGGGGCCAAGGTGTGGATTACGTAGGGCACCTGGCCTTCCAAAGCTTTGGGAGGCTGGGATACCATCACCCTGAAGTTGCTTGGCAGGTCTGAGGTCAAAATTACCTTTTGAGGAAGTGCCAGGTCAGTTAACAACACTGTGCAAATCAGAGGGTCCAGGCCCAGACAATTTGGCCAGAGACCTTACAAACCAAAGCCAGCAGGCAAGcgcctctctcccctcttcctttccacagtgccctcccccccccccaccctccctcaaGTTCTCCCAAAGAAAGAATCTGATTTTCCCAGGTTCTCACTTGGGGTAttaagctgctatgaacactccTACCTAATCAGGTGGTTCTGTTCTTGGTCTGTTGCGATGGTTCTCAGAAGACATTTCCTTTGTGTCAGGACATGGTAATGTCCTAAACTAATCTtgcttaggaaaaataaatgatcccCCCAGAGATGTAACTTGTTCAACAGCTCTTGAGTTTCTACCCTGGACCCGAAGGCCACATGTGTTATGctcttcaaaggaaaacataCCTTCAGCTGAACCATTGCAATAAACCCCACTCTCTGCCTGCCGCTAGACTGGGGTCCCCAGGGACCAGACacttggggaaggagagaagagcagagaggaTGTGCCTGgtcaggaggagggacagagctTGAAGGGTAGCGGCAAAGAAGGGGACAGTTTGGAGAGGCAGGAGATTAGAAAAAGCAGCTtttacaaaaaccaaaaataaaaaccaaaaccgTTAAAGATGCATAAAGTGACCCTTGCACTTCCGTTGTCTCTTCTTGCAAATAGAGGTGGTGCTGCTAGGGAACTGCTCCAGCACCTGTGTAAGACTTGAGTAGTTGCATACAATGTGTGACTCCAGAtctgaggaaggaaggggaaagccATTAGTGACAGAGGTATTCCTGAGGCTATTTCAGGAAGCCACTGGGTCCCCTCCCCTCATTGTGGGAGCCCTACATGGAGCCCTCTTGTGTTTTCCTAGTGCCAAGAGCTCCCATCCAGTGCCAAGAGCTCTTAGAGGAGGTAGAGAGCAGAGGAGATCAGTAGGGCAGAGAATTTAAAAGTGACATCCCAGGAGCCCTGTGGTTAAATGGCACTGCCTCATGAGCTGTGGAGGGCGGTAAGGAagctggtgggggagggcagTGCCCAAGGTCTCCATCCAGTCCATCATAGCCAACATCTGATTAaggtaagatttcatttgaaaaatgaggacCAGAGTTAAAGTCTGAAGACTGTAGTAAAGAGCACAGAATTTGGTATTAGAGGACTGGAGTTAAAGTTCCACCTTAGTTTTTACTGGCTAAGTGATGCAGAACTATGtatttatctgtaaaaaaaaaaaaaaaaaagctaataatcCTCTTTTCACAGAGCTACCATAAGGATTATGAGATAACATGTCAAGTATCTAGAATATAGGTAAAGTCGTAGCAATCGTTAAGAGTGAGATTACTGAGCAGGAAGCAACTGTCACTGGCCTCTGTGGACACCTGTGCAGACCAAACAAGGGGCTTTGCTAGGGGCAGTTCTGGTACTGGGTCATCCTCCTACCTCTCCCAGCCCGGGCCCCACTCACTTGGACAGGCTGCAGGCTTTACCAGTGCGGGGGCACATAGCTGTACGCAGGGGTCCCTTGGGCCCTGTATGTTGGCATGGAGACAGGGTGTGCCCCAATCGCAGTGTGCTGGGGTGCAGTCAGCAGGGTACCTGAGCATCCAGAGAGAACAGTCAACCCAATGAGGCCAATTCCAGGGCACTGGGATGAAGAGGATGAAGCCATGGTCTTTCACACAGCTGCTCCCCAAtctgcaccccccacctccccacctgctcaGAAACTGCTGCCCGCCCCTCCCACCTTGCCAGGCTTCATCTCTTTAGGGCAAGTTTTGCTGATGCTCCAGGACAGTCACTCATCTTCAGTGGCCTGATCTGATCTATCTATCAGTAACTGATCCCCAGGACCAGAACAACAAGGCTGGCACCAAGCAGATAACTTGCTGACCTGATCTGGGGAATGAGGCCTCAATAAGCCCTTACATTAGGGGAAGAATAAAATCCCAACTCCCACCTCTCACCCACTAGACCACTTGTACTCTATTCCTTCAAGTGAGTCTTCAAAAGTTGGGTCACTAAAGGTTATTCATAGCCGTCTTGTCatcttatgctttttttctcaATGTCAGCACATCCAGAGACTTCCCTAAACCTGCTATTCCTGTGGCATCTTCACCCTCATCCTCAAGGTTCCAGATGGACAGGGCTCTGGTGTGATTTCTGGAGAAGCCAGAAATGGAGAAGGGGTCCTCCAGGCCTTACAATTAATTACTGGATAGGGTCTTAAGCTTCTGCCTGCTAAATAACATTGCCCTGTGCCCTCCTTTCTGGAACCAGAGTCCTAGTACCATCATCCTTCTAAACTACAACCTTCCCACTGACCTACCTGCTTCCAGCCTCTTCCATCTAACCATGCCAGCTCCCCATTACCTAAAAGTATTTGCGCCTTTCCACTTTAGCTTTGCTGACTGCTCTAGCTGCCCTTCCAATTCTATGCTCCTATTTTCCAAGGGCCTTGGACCATTTCCATTCTGTGAACATGTCATGCTCATCTTCTTTCCACCTGGACTGCTCTTCTCTTTCCCATCCCTCTGGTTAGCTTCTGTTCCCCCTTTAAGACTAAGCTCAATATGTCCTTCTTAGTGAAATCTTCCTCATCCCTGTGGACAGGGTTTCTAGAAACCCCCCAGCAGAGAATTTCTCATGCTATGCTAAACTCGATTCCATGACTGTGTTCTCCAGTCTGTCACGAGTTTCAGGGGAAGGGGGACAGACACTGATATAGACACTGCCCTCACCTGCTGACATTGCCATGGTGGTGCCAGCCACCATACCCATGGCCACACCATTGGTCCTGGGGGCAGCAACAGGCGCCGGGTAGATGGCAGAGGGAATGCTGTTGGGCTGGACAACCGTGGTGTGGTGGATGACGTGGGGCTGGGCAGCGTACACTGGCTGTGTATagtaggctccctgggggaaaaaAGGCTGAGGTCACACAGGCTTTTGGAAAAGTGGGATAGGAaatggagagaggagaaaggaggggagccTGTTCTTCCCAGACCTTATGGGATGGGCTCAGAGAAGCATGGGCCCAGGAACTCAAGGTTTGGGTTCCAGCTGTCTTACTACATGACTGCAGACAATTCAGTTTCAGCCTCAGCTTCTCTATGAAAAATAAGGCTCCAAACCTATCCTGCCTTGCTCCTAAGGCTGCTATGGTGATCTAATGGGGTAAAAGCCCcaactttaacattttaaaacgTTTGTGTCTTATTGCAGTGTTTCTGCCAGCTGCCTAAAAAGTAAAGGCAGGGATGGATGGGGCTGGTGAATCCAGACCACTGTGTGCACGCATATGAAGCATGACTAGTGGGACAATCACATTGGTGTGAGTACTGCCATCTCACCTATTGGGAACTGTCACAAATGCAGAGCACCTCCTCAGATGTCTCTTACTATTTCTCTTTAGGCAAAGAAGTGAGGCTGGAGACAGTGGTCTGAGATGACTTCCCACTTCACATGGTGGTGCCAGCAGGAAGCAGCCTGGCCTGTGGGCCTGCTGACCTCTGTGGGCAGTAGACACAGGCCCCTGGATCATCTTAATCCAGAGCTTCTCAAATGTCTCTACTAACTAATGACAGGAGCTTCAGAATATGAGTTTATAATCTCAGAGGTCTGAGAACATAGTGCAAAGCAGCTTACcacaaacaagaaaaatccaTCTCAAGCCTACTgttgtatctttaaaaagtttcacATTCTACTCTAGAAcgtagctgttttttttttttttaaatcaaagtgtTCTCCTCATTACTTAAATAAACCTCACATAGAATTGTCATTCCCCAAAAATGTGCCATGGGCATGCTGGGGCCTCATATAATCCCCGTAATAGCCATCCCCTCAGAGTACACACATTCTCTAGCTGAAGGAGCCCAGATGGGAACACGAAGgcattgagagagagaataacttactcaagatcacacagtgaACTGGTAAAAGTTTGAGCACTTAACCTCCTCCCTGTTTGGCTCACGGACTTTATCAAGGAAGGGTAGATGTGGGGGTTAGGGAGAGAAACAAGACACATTAGGTCTCATCTTGACTCAACCAGtatctctctgtgtgaccttggacaagtcattctCTTCTCTGGGTCTAAGCTTCCCCACTTGCATGAAAAGGAATCGAGCATCTTAGGTGATCTCCAGGGGCCCTTGCTCCTCTGACATTCTAGGCTCTGTTAATCTAAATGACTTCATGTGTCACCCCTCCAGGAGCTGAGGTGGGGTGAAGGAGTATATAGACTACAGGGTTATTGTTTCCATGATACAACAGTGACAACTGGCCAGAGCCATGAACTTGCCTTCCCTCTCTTACtcacctacccccaccccacctagGCTGGTGGCTCCTTTACCTGAAGGACAAGTTGGCCCAGGCTTCCACATGCACCTACCTGGGCATACAGATTCTGCTGGGGGTAGGCACTTCTGATTGGATACATGGCCGTCTGATAGGGGTTGGGTGATGGGGAGTAGGGGGGCGGAGCAGTATTACTCTGGGTCGGTGGGACCTTGTATGGTGTCCCCACAGTATATCCTGTACCAAGGCAATAAGAAAGACTTCCAATTAGTTGACAGAATAGCATTGCTGGAAGGCAGCAGGTCCTAGTCATGACTACCCGGACAAGGATTGGCTGATTTCAGGCAGGAAACACAGATGAGGACAGACAGAGAACAGGGCTCCCCTTAGAGAGCCCTAGGCCCAGAGGCAGCTCCCTCAGTCCTGGTGCACAGGGCTGCATGAGTGATTCtggcatcttttatttctttggttctcAGGGGCATGGTCTATAAAATAAGAGGCTGGAACCAGTTGATCTCTTAAGAGACCCCTGTAGCTCAGAGAGTCTGGGACTCTGTACCGGGAGACAGGCACGTGTGCACAGATGGCCCAGAGACCCTCTGCCCACTTGCTCTTTATGATACtgttttcctgcttttctgtctcctccCTCACCAGCCCAGGAGATCTTCTGCTGCTGGTTCTCTTTTGTTTCCCcccttattctttttctccttgtatctctctctttttggacTTCTCTCTACCAtgttctccttccctcctgaCATGTTTTTAAggtgaaaaacccacagaaaacaCCACTCAGAGATCCTCATCTTCTGAgatgccaaaaaaacaaaacaaaacaaaacaaaacaatgctcTACAGAGCCAGCCTTTCCTCCAATCCTGGGGCTCAGGGGAGGACCCCCTCTGCCTGAATGCCTCAAGTCAGGGGTCACAAAAATCACATCCACCTGGGATCTGGGCCCCAGGCAGTTCACAATCAGCCATTCAATCAAACTGCTGCCTTTGAATCTTCTGGAAAGTAGATCGTATGTTCATAGGAAAAACCTGAAACATAAATCACTCAGGAATAAGGCTATGTACTTCtagaatacaaaatgaaatgattCTGTGGAAACCAAGTGATCATCAAGAGACCCCCAACTCTCTTACTTTATACAAGGGGCTCAGAAAGAGCAAGTGTTTTAAGAAACTTCTGTATGAGTTGAAATGCCAGTGCCAGGAGACCTTGGTTTCTGATCTCCAACGGGGTATTGCTGGAGCTTCTTCTGTGCTGCTCATTCTGGCTTGGTCTGCCTGGCACATCACTGAGCTTCTCCTGGCTTCAACTCAGCTCTTCTACCTGCAGGACACTCACCAAGGACTTTGTCAGCAACATGGGGCTGATTCTGCAAGAAGGGACTGGGGGGCAGAGTAGAGAGGGGTGCTTTATTGGAAGAGAACAGATCTAGGCTTCAGTTCAGGCTTTCTTCCAATTTGCTGCCAagtctctgggccttggtttcctatTTTGTTGAAACAGAAGGCTAAGAATGAAGATCTCTTCCTGAACTaaaatcccattttttaaaaaaagatcctgaGTCTCTTCTACCTTAACCCTAAGTAAAAGGAAGCTACCATAAGGTCACAAATCTCTCTCAGTCCATAGCCCGGGCTTGGCATCCGCCAGCCCCTGATGAGGTACTCAAGTAGGATAGGAGAGCTGCTATTTGGTTGTCACAAAAGACACCATCAAAGAGGTACTCAAGTAGGATAGGAGAGCTGCTATTTGGTTGTCACAAAAGGTCCTGTCCTCTTCCCTGAAATCATGTCATTTACTGCCCCCTCCTTCAGATCCATAATTTATTCCATGGAAAACTGGTTTTATGATCAAATACACTTGGGAAATAAGGAGCCATGAGGATGGAgtggaaagaataaaatcatgagaAGGTAGCATTGTGAAGAACTAGAAACTAGATGTGGAGGTATGAGTCAGCTGAGAGAGAGAAGTATGGAGATTCCTCCAAGTTTCTAGACTGTGGTGCTAATTATGTATGATATGTGGTTACAGCAGGTAAAGCAGATATTGTGGGGGAAGACAGAAAATCTAGGTTTGTGACATCTAAAAGGAGCCATCTGAGGGGTACTTCATCTTGGAGGCACagctcatctgtaaaacaaagggAGTTCTCAACATGGGCATGTCCCAAGACTGTACAATGGACTATATAATTCTGAGggattttaatcatttaaaaaaacaagaacaaaaagaagaatagCAGCAATGCAGAACAGAGATAAAtagctttgtttttcattctatGACCCtgagaagttttaaaatgacAGGATGAACTATGAATCTCCAAGGCAAGGATATGCAGGACactatttccaaatttatttattaacaaatcTTTTATTCATGCTCTCAATATCGAAAACACATAaactacaggggtgcctggctggctcagctggaagagcatgtgactctggatctcagggttgtgggtttgagccccacaatgggtgcagagattactaaaaataaataaacttcaatcaatcaatcatgcAAACTATAATTTTTTGTAATTGTAGCTTATTTTGGTAAGCAAAGTTTCACTGTAACGTGGCCttgcccattcatttatttatcaactATGGCTGCTTTCCAGCTACCATGATAGTTATGACAGAGATCATATGGCCTGAGAAGCctacaatatttaatatttagccCTCTATAAGGAAGGTTGCTGACTCCTGATTTAAGGAATTAAATAAGTATGAGGAATCCTGCTAGAATGGAGAGCATCTCTTTTCTATGCAGAAGGGTAGGACACTCCTGAAACCTAAGATGCCTGCTCTGAAAGCTATACAGCACAGAGTAATGTGTTATGTGGGTCCAAACCCTAGCCCTGCTATTTAATAGCTATAGACTACAGCAgtctcatcatctgtaaaatggggataacgaCAATACCTACTTTATAGGGTTACACATTTATTGCAAAGCCCTCAGAATAGTGCCTGACCGATTAAAGCACTTCATAAAGGTGAGCTATTACTCTTTTCTCTCTCGCTTGCTCTATAGAGAAATAGTAAGCTTCCTGTCCTGGGGATGTGCAAGCGGAGACTGGGCTGCAAGATTACAATAGAGAGGTTCAACTGTGACTTCCATGATGTGATCCAACTTGGAACACAGACTCCAGGATTCTAAGATTCTGAAACCGTATGGTTTAAAATACCATGACTTCACAATTCTTTAAAGTTAACAAGCCAACAATGCTGGCATATTTCCTTTATGCTTCCCGAGAATGTGCTCTTGAGTTTTTATCCCCAGGAGAAGCCTGCACTACCTCTCTATGCCACAAGGACAATCATCTTACAAAGTGTTAAGGTTATCtctctgaggaaaataaaaaagctcCAAGAGGCTGCAGGAGAATTTGGTTTCCACATCTAAGAATAACTTTGTCTGAGAATGTTTCCCTTTCCTCATGTTATGAAATGAGATACCCACATACTCAGAATACAAATCAGCAGCCAAAATGCCCTTGGCAGCCAAAAAGATGATGCTGCAGAGGAAGGCCCCGCTTGTTTGTCCAGACAGTATAAGATGGGAGAAGCAGAACTGCAGAGCTAGAGGACACCTTAGAGATCATTAAGCCCAACACAAATGTTTCACAGATAAGATGACGAATAGATGGTTGAGAATAGTGCAACTGCTTGCTGGGACTCAGGACTCAGTGCTCCTTCCTCCAACTACAATGGTTCTCAAGGTTTCCATCTGGGTCAGGAGGCTGCAGAAATTGCCTGGGCCCCTAGCCTGGGCTCTGTCAGTGAGTCAGGTCAATTCTTCTCTCAGGAATACCCTCATTTGGACTAGATAATAGAAAGGCCATTCTCGTGTTGGTGTTCTAAGTCTCTGAGTATTTCAGTGAGACTTTTATGAGAAAATCATTGCAGAGGACTTTCTGTAACTGAATGGTGGTCCTGTCCATTCCACTGAGGATTAGAAATTCCCCGGGGCTGGAGCCTGGGCTACCTTGGGTAATAcaaaattttacaatttattaCTCTGCATCTAAGTAAAAGAAGCTGTTGAGctggatgcaaaaaaaaaaaaacaaaacaaaaaaaaacctcactgatTTTGCTCAAATGAACTTAGACTCAGAAAAAAGGAATTAGATCACTAGAAGTCCTAGCTCTGCCTTATGAAAGAGGCTTTGTTTATGaggccccattctctctctcaggtTCCTAACTATAATTTTAGGCTCCATCAAACAGGATAATAAATAGAGTGTATACATTAgtgaaataaaactgttttagcCCTCTCTTCAATACTTCTGCACTATTATGAATCTTTTTCAGTTGGAGAGCCCCTACCACCTTCAAAGGCATTGATCCTCACATCAAGGATGCCTTTTAGACTAATCGGTTTATTGACCATCAGATTTACATGTCTGAACAAAGCTCTATGTCTGAGTCTTGCCTTGACCCCCAAGTCTCCTTGGTGGTAGCTGAACAAGAGAGTATGGAATAAATCGGAGGGAGACCTAATTACAAACAAGCTTAGCAAGTGTGAGTAAAATTGAACTGAATTTGTCAAATTACCCTGAATTTTCTATGGCATTAGAAGCCACAAAATCTGTATGCTGGGAGGAACCCTGGTGGATGGGGGAGGGTCAGTTGAGCTCACTTCTATTTTACAATTGCACAGGTTCATACATGACTTGCTTAAAGAATGGGTATAATTCGGTCCTTTCCAGGAACTGTGATAGCTTGTGAGAGGACAGTGGGAGTAGCTGCTGAACATTTCGATGGGACTTCAGGAAGATTTCCACAAAGGAGAAAGCAAAGCTGCCTAAGATTCAGACAGTCTCACCATAGAAAGGGTTGTATGGAGGGAATGAGTACCCTGGAGATACGTGAGTGAAGGCTAGTTGGTCAACTATGGGCACCCTAGAAAGGAAGTCCCAGCTGGGGTCATGAGTATTGAGTACACAGCACCAAGGTGATAGAATCAGGAGTCTAAAAgctagagagaatcttaaaatgaCCTAGTCCAGCCCCTTCATCTTACAGTTGAAAAAACCTAGGTCCAAATCATGGACACAAATTATCCAAATTATCTGTGGTTATACAGAACTAAGTCTAGAATCCAACTCTTTTGGTCTCCAGGCCTCTCTCTGTTTCACTACAGTAGGTGTGTCTCTAAGCACCTACAACCCTATGTGTggatttaagagaaaatatatatgtacaagcCTGTTTATGTATATGTTCATTCCATTCCACTTGAGGTACCTGGAAAAACTCCCTACTATTGACATCCctcttttaatgaataaaattaatctCATGAAAAAAAGTCAGTAAACTTAACCTGAGTGATTCTTTTTGGTTACGCTGCTTGCTACTTGGAAGGCATTGGACATAttacctttctgagcttcagctttAAACTTGAATAAAAATCCACCATAATAATAGGACTCTAGTGTAGATTAGAGACCACAGCGAGGGAGTTATTATGAAAGCAAATCCTCTAACATGTGAGAGTTATGTTGTTTAAATGTAAGTTGATGTTGACATCTAGGGGCAATGGTAACTAAGGAGAAAAtaacactgaatattttaaaagaaaaaaatgcagcatATTCTTCTAATCTGTTTAATAGATTAATAATTTACTGAACCACAGACTATCAGGCTTAGTCTGCAACATCCTTCTAAGGGTATGTCAAACCCCTGCTGGCACAACTTAAGAAATAAGCACTCCCCCTAATCCAAAGCCAGCCATGCCTCTTTTGGATAGCACGAACAAGGCATAAAGTCTCCTGTGGAGTCAAAATGACACTCAGTAACTTCTAAATATTGGTCCTCATTACCCAGTTGAGCTTTCTCATATTAAAAAATCAGGTGTGAAGGTGAAACCATGAGTCACCCCACTGAATCTCAAAATGAATGTAACCAATCTGGCCAGATGGTTTCTGTCTCCTCTAAGGACTCTATGTACATATCTTGCTCCCACAGTGTAGCTTCCGGACATCAAGACATGGCTCTGCAGGCAACACTAGGGGAGTGTTTCTCATGCAGAGGGCAATTCTGCCTCCCCAGGAGATCTTTAGAAATGTCTgtagagatatttttggttgctGTAATGAGGGTTTGCTGGCACCCAGGAAGCCGAGGCCAGG from Vulpes vulpes isolate BD-2025 chromosome 11, VulVul3, whole genome shotgun sequence encodes the following:
- the FAM168A gene encoding protein FAM168A isoform X6, with protein sequence MDPQSSTMNPVYSPVQPGAPYGNPKNMAYTGYPTAYPAAAPAYNPSLYPTNSPSYAPATLLMKQAWPQNSSSCGTEGTFHLPVDTGTENRTYQASSAAFRYTVGTPYKVPPTQSNTAPPPYSPSPNPYQTAMYPIRSAYPQQNLYAQGAYYTQPVYAAQPHVIHHTTVVQPNSIPSAIYPAPVAAPRTNGVAMGMVAGTTMAMSAGTLLTAPQHTAIGAHPVSMPTYRAQGTPAYSYVPPHW
- the FAM168A gene encoding protein FAM168A isoform X3, with the translated sequence MDPQSSTMNPVYSPVQPGAPYGNPKNMAYTGYPTAYPAAAPAYNPSLYPTNSPSYAPEFQFLHSAYATLLMKQAWPQNSSSCGTEGTFHLPVDTGTENRTYQASSAAFRYTVGTPYKVPPTQSNTAPPPYSPSPNPYQTAMYPIRSAYPQQNLYAQGAYYTQPVYAAQPHVIHHTTVVQPNSIPSAIYPAPVAAPRTNGVAMGMVAGTTMAMSAGTLLTAPQHTAIGAHPVSMPTYRAQGTPAYSYVPPHW
- the FAM168A gene encoding protein FAM168A isoform X5, whose product is MNPVYSPVQPGAPYGNPKNMAYTGYPTAYPAAAPAYNPSLYPTNSPSYAPATLLMKQAWPQNSSSCGTEGTFHLPVDTGTENRTYQASSAAFRYTVGTPYKVPPTQSNTAPPPYSPSPNPYQTAMYPIRSAYPQQNLYAQGAYYTQPVYAAQPHVIHHTTVVQPNSIPSAIYPAPVAAPRTNGVAMGMVAGTTMAMSAGTLLTAPQHTAIGAHPVSMPTYRAQGTPAYSYVPPHW
- the FAM168A gene encoding protein FAM168A isoform X4, encoding MNPVYSPVQPGAPYGNPKNMAYTGYPTAYPAAAPAYNPSLYPTNSPSYAPEFQFLHSAYATLLMKQAWPQNSSSCGTEGTFHLPVDTGTENRTYQASSAAFRYTVGTPYKVPPTQSNTAPPPYSPSPNPYQTAMYPIRSAYPQQNLYAQGAYYTQPVYAAQPHVIHHTTVVQPNSIPSAIYPAPVAAPRTNGVAMGMVAGTTMAMSAGTLLTAPQHTAIGAHPVSMPTYRAQGTPAYSYVPPHW
- the FAM168A gene encoding protein FAM168A isoform X7, translated to MIYSSPGNICAPGFQQSTVSAFHLMKHPTQVVSCTGKDASGLEMADGQVKDPQSSTMNPVYSPVQPGAPYGNPKNMAYTGYPTAYPAAAPAYNPSLYPTNSPSYAPEFQFLHSAYGYTVGTPYKVPPTQSNTAPPPYSPSPNPYQTAMYPIRSAYPQQNLYAQGAYYTQPVYAAQPHVIHHTTVVQPNSIPSAIYPAPVAAPRTNGVAMGMVAGTTMAMSAGTLLTAPQHTAIGAHPVSMPTYRAQGTPAYSYVPPHW